In Rheinheimera sp. MM224, one DNA window encodes the following:
- a CDS encoding M28 family peptidase gives MPKFYSIALCALLFLLQVLSFNLKANSALLHDIQQLSDEPMAGRKTAQPGAELARQYIRQRFADLGLVALQPDFQHPFDYSIGFVDKQGVNLIATLKGCNSADRYIVMTAHYDHLGTIAGKVYNGADDNASGVATMLALAALLKTQPCPSYSYLFIATDAEESGLHGAKAFVAEPAVPLQQLILNINLDMLSRGERANHLYLYGAHSLPGVTDYLNAGDFSVNLKLRHRGKGLRGQNRLDWANASDHAPFRRAGIPYLFFGVDTHTHYHTPQDDWQNIDPAYLQRMFESLSSIVLWLDKQPPEWYQAARKPR, from the coding sequence GTGCCGAAGTTTTATTCTATTGCGCTCTGTGCACTGCTGTTTTTGCTTCAGGTTCTGAGTTTTAACCTAAAAGCGAATTCAGCCTTACTGCATGATATCCAGCAATTATCAGATGAACCTATGGCAGGACGTAAAACTGCACAGCCAGGTGCTGAGTTGGCGCGTCAGTATATACGACAGCGCTTTGCTGATTTGGGCTTAGTGGCGTTACAGCCAGATTTTCAGCATCCTTTTGACTACAGCATAGGTTTTGTAGACAAGCAAGGTGTGAACCTGATCGCAACATTAAAAGGCTGCAACAGTGCTGACCGTTACATAGTGATGACGGCACATTATGATCACTTAGGCACTATAGCCGGCAAGGTTTACAACGGTGCGGACGACAATGCATCTGGTGTAGCCACTATGTTGGCTTTAGCTGCACTGTTAAAAACTCAGCCTTGCCCTTCATACAGTTATCTTTTTATTGCTACCGACGCCGAAGAATCGGGGCTTCATGGCGCTAAAGCTTTTGTCGCTGAACCAGCAGTACCGCTACAGCAACTTATACTGAATATTAATCTGGATATGCTCAGCCGCGGGGAGCGGGCGAATCACTTGTATCTGTATGGCGCTCATTCTTTGCCTGGGGTAACGGATTATCTGAACGCGGGGGATTTTTCAGTGAATTTAAAACTAAGGCACAGAGGCAAAGGGCTCAGAGGGCAAAACAGGTTGGACTGGGCTAATGCCAGCGATCACGCACCTTTTCGCCGGGCCGGTATCCCGTATTTGTTTTTTGGCGTTGATACCCATACTCACTACCATACACCGCAGGATGATTGGCAGAATATAGACCCAGCTTATCTGCAGCGGATGTTTGAGAGTCTGAGTTCTATCGTATTGTGGCTGGATAAACAGCCGCCAGAATGGTATCAGGCGGCGCGAAAACCTAGATAA
- a CDS encoding pirin family protein, with protein sequence MTITVSQHTPGQLRQTIQIDSHQINADLTQVAGGTDTGPDPHDLFDAAVATCKAMTLQLFAKRKNIPLQEVKVEISRDDSAEGKGLYQLHVSLELIGDLTAEQREQLLAIADKCPIHKLMTQTEVQVHTSLKAEPVPALTESSEPLIIQPQARDIGFMIKRLLPAKAQRRVGPFIFVDHMGPATFAAGNTEGDVRQHPHIGLATVTYLFSGAMLHSDTLGTKQLIEPGAINLMRAGSGIAHSERIPADIREEQVQVEGMQIWLVLPEDEAESEPSFQHYPAALFPAIQVPGSEIRVLLGEYFSQTSVVSFPARCCYAELKLDPCASLALPKSEQQLAIYLAKGSLKQPVLNAGQMLVMTEDLTVVAGDDGAHFMVLGGDEVADPVLLSWNFVARNPERLVQAKADWNSGEFPRLTDDPEWIPAP encoded by the coding sequence ATGACCATTACTGTCAGCCAACATACACCGGGTCAATTACGACAGACCATTCAAATTGATAGCCATCAGATCAATGCTGACTTAACTCAGGTTGCTGGAGGAACTGACACTGGGCCAGATCCACATGATTTATTTGATGCAGCAGTAGCCACTTGTAAAGCTATGACATTGCAGTTGTTTGCCAAACGCAAAAATATTCCGCTACAAGAAGTCAAAGTGGAAATCAGCCGGGATGACAGTGCCGAAGGCAAAGGTTTGTATCAGTTGCATGTTAGTCTGGAACTGATAGGTGATTTAACGGCAGAGCAGCGCGAACAGTTACTGGCCATTGCAGACAAATGCCCTATCCATAAATTGATGACCCAAACCGAAGTACAGGTGCATACCAGCCTCAAAGCTGAACCAGTGCCAGCACTAACTGAAAGCAGCGAGCCTTTGATTATTCAGCCGCAGGCCCGTGATATTGGTTTTATGATCAAGCGATTATTACCAGCCAAAGCACAGCGCCGTGTTGGTCCTTTTATTTTTGTGGATCATATGGGCCCAGCTACTTTTGCTGCAGGCAACACAGAAGGTGATGTGCGTCAGCACCCGCATATTGGCCTTGCTACCGTCACCTACTTATTTTCCGGCGCTATGCTGCATAGTGACACGCTAGGTACCAAACAACTGATTGAACCCGGTGCTATTAACCTGATGCGTGCAGGTAGCGGCATAGCGCATTCAGAACGTATTCCAGCCGATATCCGTGAAGAACAAGTCCAGGTTGAAGGTATGCAAATCTGGTTAGTGCTGCCAGAAGATGAAGCGGAATCTGAACCTTCGTTTCAACATTATCCGGCGGCGTTATTTCCCGCAATCCAGGTGCCGGGCAGTGAAATTCGGGTGTTGTTAGGTGAGTATTTTTCTCAGACTTCAGTAGTTAGTTTTCCCGCCCGCTGTTGTTATGCTGAGCTGAAACTGGATCCGTGCGCCAGCTTGGCCTTACCGAAGTCTGAACAGCAACTGGCGATTTATCTGGCCAAAGGGTCGTTAAAACAACCCGTTCTGAACGCAGGTCAAATGTTGGTGATGACAGAAGATTTAACTGTGGTCGCTGGCGATGATGGTGCGCACTTTATGGTACTGGGTGGCGATGAAGTGGCAGACCCAGTACTGCTCAGTTGGAATTTTGTTGCCAGAAACCCAGAACGTTTAGTGCAAGCCAAAGCAGACTGGAACAGTGGTGAGTTCCCCCGACTGACTGATGATCCAGAGTGGATCCCAGCCCCATGA